Proteins encoded together in one Miscanthus floridulus cultivar M001 chromosome 16, ASM1932011v1, whole genome shotgun sequence window:
- the LOC136511624 gene encoding disease resistance protein RGA2-like isoform X2, protein MTSGMEAALASGVLKVAGDKLVSLLATEFAAITGVKRDLSELQDIHAEITSWLSAARDRAIQSEPQTWVVKLKDVAYDIDDILQEVQLEAEKQKMERDDDKNGIAGCFCAKPKTFAFRYKMAHKIKAIKVRFAAIVKQRSDVNTLFPRDEHVGTGYRTVGEMSWLSKVPESKIPLRDHEKDEIISKLVECNAGENSMIVSIVGLGGSGKTTLAKHICHDVKIKEHFGDEIFWVHVSQEFDVQKLIGKLFQTIVGDNSDRHPPQHMVQKISEKLSNKKFLLILDDAWHEDRHDWEQFMVQLKCGAPETRIMLTTRDWKVAETVGSGYIFELAFLSESESWNLFLMGSGWAEQDLSSDDVQVGKEIIKGCGGVPLAIQTLGAVLRDKKQKSTWRAIRDNNLWNVQSINDRVFASLKLSYIHLADELKQCFTFCSIFPKGYGIQKDRLIAQWIAHGFINAMNGEQAEDIGRDYLDSLVKVRFLQKPYEIWDIDIYNMHDLIHDLTRQILKDELVTCVPIHTTEKFTHNRYLSLTSFPENVDKGLFDKVRALYISESKPSFDTTVKNSCCMRSVVLDYAIDTPLSLFILKFEYLGYLEIHNVSCTTVPEAISRCWNLQSLHFVDCKGFVTLPESVGKLRKLRTLELRWITDLESLPQSIGDFYVLQSLQLYDCSKLREIPSSLGRIGNLCVLDIEGCSSLQQLPSDIIGEFKNLRTLNLSWTKVTMLPQWVTSIDTLECIDLEGCKELRELPKGIANLKRLEVLNIGGCSKLCCLPSGLGQLTRLRKLGLFVVGCGADDARISELENLDMIGGGLEITNLKYLKNPSDAEKACLKRKSNIRHLELNWSLSDTEEELVSDMEHDWGVLNALEPPSQIESLEIFGYRGPCLPGWMRKQNDSSYSEGGIMQKQTIASHFLCLTWLRLKGFPNLRHMRGFVELPSLKNLVLDEMPNLEELWTTSNASCQRLYKNVKLLTAKEWEKQRNRNLGQKQSRRLGTDEVCL, encoded by the exons ATGACTAGTGGGATGGAGGCTGCTTTAGCATCTGGAGTGCTGAAGGTTGCAGGTGACAAGCTAGTTTCACTGTTAGCCACTGAGTTTGCTGCCATAACCGGTGTAAAAAGGGATCTCTCCGAGCTCCAGGATATACATGCAGAGATTACAAGCTGGCTGTCGGCAGCACGTGACAGAGCAATACAGAGTGAGCCACAGACCTGGGTGGTAAAATTGAAAGATGTGGCTTATGACATTGACGATATACTACAAGAAGTCCAGCTAGAAGCTGAGAAACAGAAGATGGAAAGAGATGATGACAAGAATGGTATAGCTGGCTGCTTCTGTGCAAAACCAAAGACATTTGCATTCCGATACAAGATGGCTCATAAGATCAAGGCAATCAAGGTGAGATTTGCTGCAATCGTCAAGCAAAGAAGTGATGTCAATACTTTATTTCCAAGGGATGAACATGTTGGTACTGGGTACAGGACAGTTGGAGAGATGTCCTGGTTGAGCAAGGTTCCAGAGTCCAAAATACCCCTTAGGGATCATGAAAAGGATGAAATCATATCTAAGCTTGTAGAATGTAATGCTGGAGAGAACAGCATGATAGTTTCTATCGTCGGATTAGGGGGGTCAGGCAAAACTACTTTGGCCAAACACATTTGCCATGACGTCAAGATAAAGGAGCACTTCGGAGATGAAATATTCTGGGTCCATGTGTCTCAAGAGTTTGATGTTCAGAAGCTCATCGGCAAGCTATTTCAAACAATCGTTGGAGATAATTCAGATCGTCATCCCCCGCAGCACATGGTCCAAAAAATCTCCGAGAAGTTGAGCAATAAGAAGTTTCTTCTTATCCTTGATGATGCCTGGCATGAGGACAGACATGACTGGGAACAGTTCATGGTGCAGCTAAAATGTGGCGCACCTGAAACAAGGATTATGTTAACCACTCGTGATTGGAAGGTTGCAGAAACTGTGGGATCAGGATATATATTTGAGTTGGCATTCTTATCAGAGTCTGAGAGTTGGAACTTATTCCTGATGGGTTCTGGGTGGGCAGAGCAAGATTTGAGCTCCGATGATGTACAAGTCGGAAAAGAGATTATCAAGGGATGTGGTGGGGTGCCGCTAGCAATTCAAACTCTTGGAGCAGTCCTTCGTGACAAGAAGCAAAAAAGTACGTGGAGGGCCATAAGAGATAATAATTTATGGAATGTTCAGAGTATAAATGACAGAGTGTTTGCATCCTTGAAGTTGAGCTATATTCACTTGGCAGATGAACTGAAGCAGTGTTTTACGTTTTGCTCCATATTCCCGAAGGGCTATGGAATCCAGAAAGATCGTTTGATTGCCCAATGGATAGCTCATGGATTCATCAATGCAATGAATGGAGAGCAAGCCGAAGATATCGGAAGAGACTACTTAGATTCTCTTGTAAAAGTCAGGTTTCTTCAGAAACCTTATGAGATCTGGGATATTGATATATACAACATGCATGATTTGATCCATGATCTCACTCGACAGATACTAAAGGATGAACTGGTAACTTGTGTACCAATTCATACAACAGAAAAATTTACTCATAATAGATATTTATCTTTGACTTCATTCCCTGAGAATGTTGACAAGGGATTATTTGACAAGGTCCGTGCTCTATATATCTCTGAAAGTAAGCCATCTTTTGATACCACAGTGAAGAATAGTTGTTGTATGCGCAGTGTTGTTTTGGACTATGCAATTGATACTCCGCTTTCACTATTCATATTAAAGTTTGAGTATCTTGGGTATCTTGAAATCCACAATGTTAGTTGTACAACAGTTCCAGAAGCTATCTCGAGGTGTTGGAACTTGCAGTCACTCCATTTTGTTGACTGCAAAGGTTTTGTGACATTACCTGAGTCTGTTGGAAAGCTTCGGAAGCTAAGGACTCTAGAGTTGCGTTGGATTACTGATCTTGAGAGTTTGCCTCAGTCCATTGGTGACTTTTATGTTCTTCAGTCCTTGCAACTATATGACTGCAGCAAGCTCCGAGAGATACCAAGCTCTTTAGGTAGAATTGGAAACCTATGTGTACTTGATATAGAGGGTTGTTCATCTCTGCAACAACTACCGTCAGACATCATTGGGGAGTTCAAAAACTTGCGAACTCTGAACCTTTCTTGGACCAAAGTTACCATGCTACCTCAATGGGTTACATCGATTGATACTCTAGAATGTATTGACCTTGAGGGATGCAAGGAGCTACGGGAGTTGCCTAAGGGCATAGCAAACTTGAAAAGGCTTGAAGTTTTGAACATAGGGGGTTGTAGTAAACTGTGCTGCTTACCATCAGGGTTGGGACAGCTGACCCGTTTAAGAAAGCTGGGATTGTTTGTTGTTGGGTGTGGTGCAGATGATGCGAGGATCTCAGAGCTAGAAAACCTTGATATGATAGGTGGTGGCTTGGAAATTACCAACCTTAAGTATTTGAAGAATCCAAGTGATGCAGAGAAGGCTTGCTTGAAGCGGAAGAGTAACATACGACACTTGGAGCTGAACTGGTCTTTAAGTGATACCGAAGAAGAGTTGGTATCAGATATGGAACATGATTGGGGTGTGCTGAACGCTCTTGAACCACCATCGCAAATTGAGAGCTTGGAAATCTTTGGTTACAGAGGCCCCTGCTTGCCAGGATGGATGAGGAAGCAAAATGATTCTTCATATAGTGAAGGTGGCATAATGCAGAAGCAAACTATTGCATCCCATTTTCTTTGTTTAACTTGGTTAAGGCTAAAAGGATTTCCAAACTTGAGGCATATGAGAGGATTTGTTGAGTTGCCTTCACTGAAGAACCTTGTGCTGGACGAAATGCCTAATTTAGAGGAGCTGTGGACTACATCAAAT GCTTCCTGTCAAAGACTATATAAGAATGTCAAGCTGTTAACAGCAAAGGaatgggaaaaacagaggaatcggAATTTGGGGCAGAAGCAAAGCAGGAGGCTGGGAACAGACGAGGTGTGCTTGTAA
- the LOC136511624 gene encoding disease resistance protein RGA2-like isoform X3, producing MTSGMEAALASGVLKVAGDKLVSLLATEFAAITGVKRDLSELQDIHAEITSWLSAARDRAIQSEPQTWVVKLKDVAYDIDDILQEVQLEAEKQKMERDDDKNGIAGCFCAKPKTFAFRYKMAHKIKAIKVRFAAIVKQRSDVNTLFPRDEHVGTGYRTVGEMSWLSKVPESKIPLRDHEKDEIISKLVECNAGENSMIVSIVGLGGSGKTTLAKHICHDVKIKEHFGDEIFWVHVSQEFDVQKLIGKLFQTIVGDNSDRHPPQHMVQKISEKLSNKKFLLILDDAWHEDRHDWEQFMVQLKCGAPETRIMLTTRDWKVAETVGSGYIFELAFLSESESWNLFLMGSGWAEQDLSSDDVQVGKEIIKGCGGVPLAIQTLGAVLRDKKQKSTWRAIRDNNLWNVQSINDRVFASLKLSYIHLADELKQCFTFCSIFPKGYGIQKDRLIAQWIAHGFINAMNGEQAEDIGRDYLDSLVKVRFLQKPYEIWDIDIYNMHDLIHDLTRQILKDELVTCVPIHTTEKFTHNRYLSLTSFPENVDKGLFDKVRALYISESKPSFDTTVKNSCCMRSVVLDYAIDTPLSLFILKFEYLGYLEIHNVSCTTVPEAISRCWNLQSLHFVDCKGFVTLPESVGKLRKLRTLELRWITDLESLPQSIGDFYVLQSLQLYDCSKLREIPSSLGRIGNLCVLDIEGCSSLQQLPSDIIGEFKNLRTLNLSWTKVTMLPQWVTSIDTLECIDLEGCKELRELPKGIANLKRLEVLNIGGCSKLCCLPSGLGQLTRLRKLGLFVVGCGADDARISELENLDMIGGGLEITNLKYLKNPSDAEKACLKRKSNIRHLELNWSLSDTEEELVSDMEHDWGVLNALEPPSQIESLEIFGYRGPCLPGWMRKQNDSSYSEGGIMQKQTIASHFLCLTWLRLKGFPNLRHMRGFVELPSLKNLVLDEMPNLEELWTTSNASCQRLYKNVKLLTAKEWEKQRNRNLGQKQSRRLGTDEQH from the exons ATGACTAGTGGGATGGAGGCTGCTTTAGCATCTGGAGTGCTGAAGGTTGCAGGTGACAAGCTAGTTTCACTGTTAGCCACTGAGTTTGCTGCCATAACCGGTGTAAAAAGGGATCTCTCCGAGCTCCAGGATATACATGCAGAGATTACAAGCTGGCTGTCGGCAGCACGTGACAGAGCAATACAGAGTGAGCCACAGACCTGGGTGGTAAAATTGAAAGATGTGGCTTATGACATTGACGATATACTACAAGAAGTCCAGCTAGAAGCTGAGAAACAGAAGATGGAAAGAGATGATGACAAGAATGGTATAGCTGGCTGCTTCTGTGCAAAACCAAAGACATTTGCATTCCGATACAAGATGGCTCATAAGATCAAGGCAATCAAGGTGAGATTTGCTGCAATCGTCAAGCAAAGAAGTGATGTCAATACTTTATTTCCAAGGGATGAACATGTTGGTACTGGGTACAGGACAGTTGGAGAGATGTCCTGGTTGAGCAAGGTTCCAGAGTCCAAAATACCCCTTAGGGATCATGAAAAGGATGAAATCATATCTAAGCTTGTAGAATGTAATGCTGGAGAGAACAGCATGATAGTTTCTATCGTCGGATTAGGGGGGTCAGGCAAAACTACTTTGGCCAAACACATTTGCCATGACGTCAAGATAAAGGAGCACTTCGGAGATGAAATATTCTGGGTCCATGTGTCTCAAGAGTTTGATGTTCAGAAGCTCATCGGCAAGCTATTTCAAACAATCGTTGGAGATAATTCAGATCGTCATCCCCCGCAGCACATGGTCCAAAAAATCTCCGAGAAGTTGAGCAATAAGAAGTTTCTTCTTATCCTTGATGATGCCTGGCATGAGGACAGACATGACTGGGAACAGTTCATGGTGCAGCTAAAATGTGGCGCACCTGAAACAAGGATTATGTTAACCACTCGTGATTGGAAGGTTGCAGAAACTGTGGGATCAGGATATATATTTGAGTTGGCATTCTTATCAGAGTCTGAGAGTTGGAACTTATTCCTGATGGGTTCTGGGTGGGCAGAGCAAGATTTGAGCTCCGATGATGTACAAGTCGGAAAAGAGATTATCAAGGGATGTGGTGGGGTGCCGCTAGCAATTCAAACTCTTGGAGCAGTCCTTCGTGACAAGAAGCAAAAAAGTACGTGGAGGGCCATAAGAGATAATAATTTATGGAATGTTCAGAGTATAAATGACAGAGTGTTTGCATCCTTGAAGTTGAGCTATATTCACTTGGCAGATGAACTGAAGCAGTGTTTTACGTTTTGCTCCATATTCCCGAAGGGCTATGGAATCCAGAAAGATCGTTTGATTGCCCAATGGATAGCTCATGGATTCATCAATGCAATGAATGGAGAGCAAGCCGAAGATATCGGAAGAGACTACTTAGATTCTCTTGTAAAAGTCAGGTTTCTTCAGAAACCTTATGAGATCTGGGATATTGATATATACAACATGCATGATTTGATCCATGATCTCACTCGACAGATACTAAAGGATGAACTGGTAACTTGTGTACCAATTCATACAACAGAAAAATTTACTCATAATAGATATTTATCTTTGACTTCATTCCCTGAGAATGTTGACAAGGGATTATTTGACAAGGTCCGTGCTCTATATATCTCTGAAAGTAAGCCATCTTTTGATACCACAGTGAAGAATAGTTGTTGTATGCGCAGTGTTGTTTTGGACTATGCAATTGATACTCCGCTTTCACTATTCATATTAAAGTTTGAGTATCTTGGGTATCTTGAAATCCACAATGTTAGTTGTACAACAGTTCCAGAAGCTATCTCGAGGTGTTGGAACTTGCAGTCACTCCATTTTGTTGACTGCAAAGGTTTTGTGACATTACCTGAGTCTGTTGGAAAGCTTCGGAAGCTAAGGACTCTAGAGTTGCGTTGGATTACTGATCTTGAGAGTTTGCCTCAGTCCATTGGTGACTTTTATGTTCTTCAGTCCTTGCAACTATATGACTGCAGCAAGCTCCGAGAGATACCAAGCTCTTTAGGTAGAATTGGAAACCTATGTGTACTTGATATAGAGGGTTGTTCATCTCTGCAACAACTACCGTCAGACATCATTGGGGAGTTCAAAAACTTGCGAACTCTGAACCTTTCTTGGACCAAAGTTACCATGCTACCTCAATGGGTTACATCGATTGATACTCTAGAATGTATTGACCTTGAGGGATGCAAGGAGCTACGGGAGTTGCCTAAGGGCATAGCAAACTTGAAAAGGCTTGAAGTTTTGAACATAGGGGGTTGTAGTAAACTGTGCTGCTTACCATCAGGGTTGGGACAGCTGACCCGTTTAAGAAAGCTGGGATTGTTTGTTGTTGGGTGTGGTGCAGATGATGCGAGGATCTCAGAGCTAGAAAACCTTGATATGATAGGTGGTGGCTTGGAAATTACCAACCTTAAGTATTTGAAGAATCCAAGTGATGCAGAGAAGGCTTGCTTGAAGCGGAAGAGTAACATACGACACTTGGAGCTGAACTGGTCTTTAAGTGATACCGAAGAAGAGTTGGTATCAGATATGGAACATGATTGGGGTGTGCTGAACGCTCTTGAACCACCATCGCAAATTGAGAGCTTGGAAATCTTTGGTTACAGAGGCCCCTGCTTGCCAGGATGGATGAGGAAGCAAAATGATTCTTCATATAGTGAAGGTGGCATAATGCAGAAGCAAACTATTGCATCCCATTTTCTTTGTTTAACTTGGTTAAGGCTAAAAGGATTTCCAAACTTGAGGCATATGAGAGGATTTGTTGAGTTGCCTTCACTGAAGAACCTTGTGCTGGACGAAATGCCTAATTTAGAGGAGCTGTGGACTACATCAAAT GCTTCCTGTCAAAGACTATATAAGAATGTCAAGCTGTTAACAGCAAAGGaatgggaaaaacagaggaatcggAATTTGGGGCAGAAGCAAAGCAGGAGGCTGGGAACAGACGAG
- the LOC136511624 gene encoding putative disease resistance protein RGA3 isoform X5, translated as MTSGMEAALASGVLKVAGDKLVSLLATEFAAITGVKRDLSELQDIHAEITSWLSAARDRAIQSEPQTWVVKLKDVAYDIDDILQEVQLEAEKQKMERDDDKNGIAGCFCAKPKTFAFRYKMAHKIKAIKVRFAAIVKQRSDVNTLFPRDEHVGTGYRTVGEMSWLSKVPESKIPLRDHEKDEIISKLVECNAGENSMIVSIVGLGGSGKTTLAKHICHDVKIKEHFGDEIFWVHVSQEFDVQKLIGKLFQTIVGDNSDRHPPQHMVQKISEKLSNKKFLLILDDAWHEDRHDWEQFMVQLKCGAPETRIMLTTRDWKVAETVGSGYIFELAFLSESESWNLFLMGSGWAEQDLSSDDVQVGKEIIKGCGGVPLAIQTLGAVLRDKKQKSTWRAIRDNNLWNVQSINDRVFASLKLSYIHLADELKQCFTFCSIFPKGYGIQKDRLIAQWIAHGFINAMNGEQAEDIGRDYLDSLVKVRFLQKPYEIWDIDIYNMHDLIHDLTRQILKDELVTCVPIHTTEKFTHNRYLSLTSFPENVDKGLFDKVRALYISESKPSFDTTVKNSCCMRSVVLDYAIDTPLSLFILKFEYLGYLEIHNVSCTTVPEAISRCWNLQSLHFVDCKGFVTLPESVGKLRKLRTLELRWITDLESLPQSIGDFYVLQSLQLYDCSKLREIPSSLGRIGNLCVLDIEGCSSLQQLPSDIIGEFKNLRTLNLSWTKVTMLPQWVTSIDTLECIDLEGCKELRELPKGIANLKRLEVLNIGGCSKLCCLPSGLGQLTRLRKLGLFVVGCGADDARISELENLDMIGGGLEITNLKYLKNPSDAEKACLKRKSNIRHLELNWSLSDTEEELVSDMEHDWGVLNALEPPSQIESLEIFGYRGPCLPGWMRKQNDSSYSEGGIMQKQTIASHFLCLTWLRLKGFPNLRHMRGFVELPSLKNLVLDEMPNLEELWTTSNGRRNLRLHI; from the exons ATGACTAGTGGGATGGAGGCTGCTTTAGCATCTGGAGTGCTGAAGGTTGCAGGTGACAAGCTAGTTTCACTGTTAGCCACTGAGTTTGCTGCCATAACCGGTGTAAAAAGGGATCTCTCCGAGCTCCAGGATATACATGCAGAGATTACAAGCTGGCTGTCGGCAGCACGTGACAGAGCAATACAGAGTGAGCCACAGACCTGGGTGGTAAAATTGAAAGATGTGGCTTATGACATTGACGATATACTACAAGAAGTCCAGCTAGAAGCTGAGAAACAGAAGATGGAAAGAGATGATGACAAGAATGGTATAGCTGGCTGCTTCTGTGCAAAACCAAAGACATTTGCATTCCGATACAAGATGGCTCATAAGATCAAGGCAATCAAGGTGAGATTTGCTGCAATCGTCAAGCAAAGAAGTGATGTCAATACTTTATTTCCAAGGGATGAACATGTTGGTACTGGGTACAGGACAGTTGGAGAGATGTCCTGGTTGAGCAAGGTTCCAGAGTCCAAAATACCCCTTAGGGATCATGAAAAGGATGAAATCATATCTAAGCTTGTAGAATGTAATGCTGGAGAGAACAGCATGATAGTTTCTATCGTCGGATTAGGGGGGTCAGGCAAAACTACTTTGGCCAAACACATTTGCCATGACGTCAAGATAAAGGAGCACTTCGGAGATGAAATATTCTGGGTCCATGTGTCTCAAGAGTTTGATGTTCAGAAGCTCATCGGCAAGCTATTTCAAACAATCGTTGGAGATAATTCAGATCGTCATCCCCCGCAGCACATGGTCCAAAAAATCTCCGAGAAGTTGAGCAATAAGAAGTTTCTTCTTATCCTTGATGATGCCTGGCATGAGGACAGACATGACTGGGAACAGTTCATGGTGCAGCTAAAATGTGGCGCACCTGAAACAAGGATTATGTTAACCACTCGTGATTGGAAGGTTGCAGAAACTGTGGGATCAGGATATATATTTGAGTTGGCATTCTTATCAGAGTCTGAGAGTTGGAACTTATTCCTGATGGGTTCTGGGTGGGCAGAGCAAGATTTGAGCTCCGATGATGTACAAGTCGGAAAAGAGATTATCAAGGGATGTGGTGGGGTGCCGCTAGCAATTCAAACTCTTGGAGCAGTCCTTCGTGACAAGAAGCAAAAAAGTACGTGGAGGGCCATAAGAGATAATAATTTATGGAATGTTCAGAGTATAAATGACAGAGTGTTTGCATCCTTGAAGTTGAGCTATATTCACTTGGCAGATGAACTGAAGCAGTGTTTTACGTTTTGCTCCATATTCCCGAAGGGCTATGGAATCCAGAAAGATCGTTTGATTGCCCAATGGATAGCTCATGGATTCATCAATGCAATGAATGGAGAGCAAGCCGAAGATATCGGAAGAGACTACTTAGATTCTCTTGTAAAAGTCAGGTTTCTTCAGAAACCTTATGAGATCTGGGATATTGATATATACAACATGCATGATTTGATCCATGATCTCACTCGACAGATACTAAAGGATGAACTGGTAACTTGTGTACCAATTCATACAACAGAAAAATTTACTCATAATAGATATTTATCTTTGACTTCATTCCCTGAGAATGTTGACAAGGGATTATTTGACAAGGTCCGTGCTCTATATATCTCTGAAAGTAAGCCATCTTTTGATACCACAGTGAAGAATAGTTGTTGTATGCGCAGTGTTGTTTTGGACTATGCAATTGATACTCCGCTTTCACTATTCATATTAAAGTTTGAGTATCTTGGGTATCTTGAAATCCACAATGTTAGTTGTACAACAGTTCCAGAAGCTATCTCGAGGTGTTGGAACTTGCAGTCACTCCATTTTGTTGACTGCAAAGGTTTTGTGACATTACCTGAGTCTGTTGGAAAGCTTCGGAAGCTAAGGACTCTAGAGTTGCGTTGGATTACTGATCTTGAGAGTTTGCCTCAGTCCATTGGTGACTTTTATGTTCTTCAGTCCTTGCAACTATATGACTGCAGCAAGCTCCGAGAGATACCAAGCTCTTTAGGTAGAATTGGAAACCTATGTGTACTTGATATAGAGGGTTGTTCATCTCTGCAACAACTACCGTCAGACATCATTGGGGAGTTCAAAAACTTGCGAACTCTGAACCTTTCTTGGACCAAAGTTACCATGCTACCTCAATGGGTTACATCGATTGATACTCTAGAATGTATTGACCTTGAGGGATGCAAGGAGCTACGGGAGTTGCCTAAGGGCATAGCAAACTTGAAAAGGCTTGAAGTTTTGAACATAGGGGGTTGTAGTAAACTGTGCTGCTTACCATCAGGGTTGGGACAGCTGACCCGTTTAAGAAAGCTGGGATTGTTTGTTGTTGGGTGTGGTGCAGATGATGCGAGGATCTCAGAGCTAGAAAACCTTGATATGATAGGTGGTGGCTTGGAAATTACCAACCTTAAGTATTTGAAGAATCCAAGTGATGCAGAGAAGGCTTGCTTGAAGCGGAAGAGTAACATACGACACTTGGAGCTGAACTGGTCTTTAAGTGATACCGAAGAAGAGTTGGTATCAGATATGGAACATGATTGGGGTGTGCTGAACGCTCTTGAACCACCATCGCAAATTGAGAGCTTGGAAATCTTTGGTTACAGAGGCCCCTGCTTGCCAGGATGGATGAGGAAGCAAAATGATTCTTCATATAGTGAAGGTGGCATAATGCAGAAGCAAACTATTGCATCCCATTTTCTTTGTTTAACTTGGTTAAGGCTAAAAGGATTTCCAAACTTGAGGCATATGAGAGGATTTGTTGAGTTGCCTTCACTGAAGAACCTTGTGCTGGACGAAATGCCTAATTTAGAGGAGCTGTGGACTACATCAAAT GGAAGGAGGAACTTGAGACTTCACATATAA